One genomic region from Henningerozyma blattae CBS 6284 chromosome 2, complete genome encodes:
- the EFM3 gene encoding protein-lysine N-methyltransferase (similar to Saccharomyces cerevisiae YJR129C; ancestral locus Anc_4.352) encodes MSDEFYYQLHHRCDLNLLELDNELLENLKFPQINDEFGIIYRRNPYYYKKVIKILIDQMEKCDTIDEEIGEWLYEEYVKLISEDTKVKQALNPTFKDIVRYEFGNERLKIEMEETPNVISGNGTTGLRTWEAALYMILYLLEHPVRGNVVEIGAGTGMVSIGIMKMQGQNISSVLVTDGDEYVANKQLPKNFQLNGIVDDTRVKFQKIRWNEDHLVNGDGPNVDYLVGADVTYDVSVLDDLVCCIEEIMAEGVRECLISATRRNPETLLEFERLLVANGLQWEVVSDSTMDCPELQALLNRPMIGPILIYSITKQE; translated from the coding sequence ATGAGTGatgaattttattatcagcTACATCATCGATGTGATTTGAACCTATTGGAATTAGATAATGAGTTATTggaaaatttgaaatttcctcaaataaatgatgaatttggTATCATTTACCGACGTAATCCATATTACTACAAGAAAGTGATCAAGATTCTTATTGATCAAATGGAAAAATGTGATACgattgatgaagaaattggTGAATGGTTATACGAAGAATATGTCAAATTGATTAGTGAAGATACAAAAGTGAAACAAGCATTAAACCCTACATTCAAAGATATAGTACGATACGAGTTTGGCAATGAGAGattgaaaatagaaatgGAGGAAACGCCAAATGTGATTAGTGGTAATGGAACCACTGGATTACGGACATGGGAAGCTGCATTGTATATGATATTATATCTTTTAGAACACCCTGTACGGGGGAATGTTGTTGAGATTGGTGCCGGTACTGGGATGGTCAGTATTGGTATAATGAAGATGCAGGGCCAAAATATATCCAGTGTTTTAGTGACTGATGGTGATGAGTATGTGgcaaataaacaattacCCAAGAATTTCCAATTGAATGGTATTGTTGATGATACAAGAGTGAAGTTCCAAAAGATCCGCTGGAACGAGGATCATCTGGTGAACGGTGATGGTCCAAATGTAGATTATTTAGTGGGTGCTGATGTAACATATGATGTGAGTGTCCTTGATGATTTAGTTTGTTGTATAGAGGAGATCATGGCCGAAGGAGTCCGAGAATGTTTAATTAGTGCGACGCGCCGTAATCCGGAaactttattagaattCGAACGGTTGTTAGTGGCAAATGGATTGCAATGGGAAGTGGTCAGTGATAGTACAATGGACTGTCCAGAGTTACAAGCATTATTGAATCGCCCGATGATTGGACCAATCTTGATATATAGTATTACAAAACAAGAATAG